The genome window TGGTACCCGCAGGGTTGCAGCGACCGCTTCGAGCGTGTGCGCTAGCCTTTGTTCTTGTCTGGGCGAGAGTGAAGGACGAGACGGCGAAGCCACGACGAGGAGTGTGGGAGAGAGTGCGGACGGTCGAAAGTGAGGTCGTCCTTAAGGCTCTCACTGCGGCTCGATTCATCTGGACGACGGCGGGGGAGCTTTGGGCCAGCCTGGCAGAAGATTGAAGAATTGACCTATGGttatgaagaagaggcagaaaTTTTTGATCTCTTGTTATCAAATAACAACTAAAATATCCGACGACAAAGTAGACACAGTCAAGAGGTAACAGAAGGACGGTGATAGTGTTCCAGGATGATCAAGGTGGAAGGAAGCTAGTAGTGGGTCTGCGCGCTACCTTATCGCGACCATTCCCCTCTGAGATGGTAATTATAGCCTGAGGTGAAGCTTGTAAGGTCTTGAGTGACTGCGAAGATCGGAGCTTGATGGTTTTGAATGAATACCTAGTAGGTATTTAATATTTGCATGATCTAACTTGtttgcctcttcttttccCATTCATACGAAACATCTGCCTAGACCTTCCACTGCGATTTATTCCGAGCTCTCTCTCACACTCTCACACTCTCACAATCTCATAGTCACGTCTTGTGTTCTTAGTCTAATCGGTCAACCCCACGTGAGCCAGTGCGATAGCAGCCGACCTGAGCTTAACTCACCTCAGTCTATAAACCGACGTCTACCGAGGCCCTCCCTCTTCACTGCTGTTTCGGAGGCTCTGCGCTGCGTGACCCCTAAGTCCTGAATAGGCAAGTCAAGCCTTGACCACGGTAGTAGTCCTGTGAGCTTTACCAACCCCGGATTGTCCTCTCACATGTTAGTGAGAACCCTTGCACACTATCACTGCCTACCTAGTAGTAACACTCTCTTGATGACATTGAAACCTCATGTCTCAGCTTCCGTGTTCAAAAACTCATTGAGTGTCTGCAGATATCAATACTTACCCAATCGTTAGCTCCTCCAATGGATCAACAGCAGGAGGCTTCATCAGCCCAAGGGTCACTCACGGGAGCTGACCGCATCAGAGCTCTGAAAGATGAAACTGCCATCTTCACTGCATTTGACACATATCCGTGGTCAAAAGATAAAAACTTTATGGTACCATTACATCACAGGATATCAGATGCTCTATAACTCGGTCACTGACATTAATCCCAGTCTGGTCTCTACGCTATTCTTGGCGAGCCAGGCCAGCAAAACCCTCAAGCATCTCTCGCAGACATGGCTATCCACGCTCGAATATTCTACTATGCTCAGCGCATTGGTGTCAACATCGACTTCAGCGCCTACAAGGCGTGGCTTGCCAGTGATCCTGACTATCAACCCCCAGATGTTCTGCCTGAGGAATATCGTCAGCGAGACGTAGCCGATGCTTCTCCAGTACCAGCCCTAGAATGGCAGAAAGCTGCACCAAAGACAGATCTATACATTGATCGGAAAGCCGCTGCGGCTCAGTCTGGCTCACAAGATCAACCAAGTTACCCAATGGGATTCGCCGAAATGATTCAACTTATCCAAGAAGGCAAGCCTGTGCCTGGTATTCGCCAGATCCCAAACACTGTTGTCAGAGATCCCGTAGGTATAAATCTGAGCGGCGACTGCGCGCCTACACTAACTTTGATACAGACTGTGAAGCCAATTGGAGCGAGAGCTGTTCCCAGAAAGCCGTGGGAAAAAGATACCGCAGTTGACATGCCTGCTCTCCCAGATCTACCAAAAGCACTTGACACAGAATTTCCCCCAGTACAAGACGATGTACCTGTTTCTTCGGCAGCTGGGGCTTCTTAGTTTTCAGAACGCCATGTATCAATATCGCATAACATCAATGGCGTTGGGAGTAGCGATCGCTGGCAAACATACACTTGATTCTGACGTTGGGTGGAACAAAATCACTGAGGTACTATAGATATGATGATGTACTATCGCAGTATACGGGAGAGGCATAAATTGTAAGATGATAAAAGCATCAATCGTTTATTAAAAGATGTTTAATAACTACCGTGACGACTCGAGTGCTATAGGGAGACGCCGAAACC of Fusarium musae strain F31 chromosome 5, whole genome shotgun sequence contains these proteins:
- a CDS encoding hypothetical protein (EggNog:ENOG41) encodes the protein MDQQQEASSAQGSLTGADRIRALKDETAIFTAFDTYPWSKDKNFMSGLYAILGEPGQQNPQASLADMAIHARIFYYAQRIGVNIDFSAYKAWLASDPDYQPPDVLPEEYRQRDVADASPVPALEWQKAAPKTDLYIDRKAAAAQSGSQDQPSYPMGFAEMIQLIQEGKPVPGIRQIPNTVVRDPTVKPIGARAVPRKPWEKDTAVDMPALPDLPKALDTEFPPVQDDVPVSSAAGAS